From the genome of Magnolia sinica isolate HGM2019 chromosome 12, MsV1, whole genome shotgun sequence:
ACGGATGATGAGGTTCATGTCGGGCTAAacaatgtgataaagagattagagcctgacttagatatgcaaataaaggcgttaagtgaattagatacatataaaAATCGCCaaggtagctttggagatgctcttgcacaacatgcagtatctaggttgtCACCTTCGGAATGGTGGATGAATTTCGGAGAGAGTGCAAAGGCTCTCCAAAAACTTGCAATAAGAGTTTTGAGCCAGAAAACATCTTCTAGCTGTGAAaagaattggagttgttttgcacttGCTCATTCGAAGAACAGGAGTAGATTGCAAACTAGGACgttggatagacttgtcttcatacaCTACAACATGAGGCTAAGAATGCGcaacgacatcataggagcattactgCAACAGCCGCTGGTGACAGATtattgtccaataaacttggacaatatttataaTAAGGGCGGCCTGCTTCTATTGTTCGAAGTATCtctaatattatcaaaatatatattctctatctccagcttggcgataccaataacactgatagtatcaaaaattacaagtatcaccGATTTATCACCAATGTAACAATATCGCCAAtttatcaccaatattttcgactatgtaaattccaagtgttgcttgtattgccaatgtattgctaATATTTTGGACTATGTAAATTCCATGTGTCGCTTGTATGGCTAGTGTATCGGCAATATTTTGATATTATCGCCAATATATCAatatcaccaaaaatctatttattaaaaaattttccatttcaaattttttatagGTGCATGGTTGTACGCAATGTTCAATTTGTTGATGATAACATCGATAATATTGCAATATTAGcgttatcgcaacatgggcgatatcaagaccacaatctttcatttcctttccaattgtcggcaatttcttggcaaaatattgTGTTGTCAGTATTccgaaatatcgatggatgtttggatggaaggttggatggatgatagatggatggatggatgggatggttgggctgatttcttacaacaatacatgcttttttttttaaaaagaagaaaaatcaaaacaaagaaaagacaAAGAAAAAACAAATGAGAAGACTAATGCTACCATAACGTAACAACAAAGCATAAACAAAACGCAGTCTCACGACTGAAGCCCTCCccaaactattaaaaaaaatcctacGAAGCTCAATCCCGAAACAGGACTAGGAGTCGTGAGAAGACCCCAGCCGCAAAGATACTACTATTATAGAAGCATTGATTGTTTCTTTCAGTCCAGATGGCCCGAAGAACGGCCAAAAGAATGATCCTCCACTTCTCCCGATTTCTCCACCAGATTCTCTCTGCCAATTGAAAAACAAAGCTTccagcacatgcttttaggcccccattaaatggaaacttattatgtatgaatTCTTTTCGTAATTTTTTAAttcttaaatataaaaatatgtgtattttaacatctcctgaagttttattaaaaattccaccatttcccccaAAATTTcccacatttccagttatcggcaaTATTATGGgagatatcgatattgtttccgtatccctagccaacaaaacttgtagcgataccgatattggAAGCAAGAGAACAACAAATAGAAGAgcatagtgaagaattggaagtgGATCACCTAATAATACGTACGATACAGCAAGAGAGTCATGCAGCTGTGTTGGACCCAGAAAGAGAGGCGGATTTCATGCAAGTCTAGCTCAACGAAAGAGTACAAGTAGTAGTAACAACGAGACCAAGACAGATGATCATGGTAGTGATGGTGATGATGCACCTGATGTTAGtcccacttctggtgttgctcaacaCACCGGATACAGTCATCTACAAATCGCGAGGCTGATGAGCATCGATAGGATATGCGAGGTTGGACTTATGAGTCTACTGAGTCACAATACAGATAGTGGGAGGAGGCTAGCTCCAGTGGTGCACCACCGGCAGGTCCGGAACATCAGCAAGAGAGTCATGCAACTGTGTTGGACCCAGAAAGAGAGGCAGATTTCATGCAAGTCTAGCTCAGCGAAAGAGTACAAGTAGTAGTAACAACGAGACCAAGACAGATGATCATGGTAGTGATGGTAATGATGCACCTGATGTTAGtcccacttctggtgttgctcaacaCACCGGATACAACCGTCTACAAATCGCGAGGCCGATGAGCATCGACAGGATATGCGAGGTTGGACTTATGAGTCTACTGAGTCACAATACAGATAGTGGGAGGAGGCTAGCTCCAGTGGTGCACCACCGGCAGGTCCGGAACATCAACAAGCTTATGGTCCTAGGCATTATGGATATTCTTACTACCAATGGAATTATACGGAGCTTATTCAGTCACATTCAGGTTGAAGTAGTCTTAATCCACATGTTCCATATGATTACaaatatccagatccaaatcaaaATCCTGGTTATTCCCAACAACCCAAGTACGTGCACCAATATGACTATGcaacgggcactggtggatatatCCTTACTCAGGGTCAGAGTCATTGCCTAATTCAGATCGGTCGTCCTCTAGTTTTGTTGACCTAATCTCTCTCTAGCAtgggatattatggatatgcaacacCTACTCCACAACCGCAACCTGATGATGACGAGGACGAGGAGATCGAGCAACCATAATAAAGcggattttcattttggtggtgactcgAGAGTTTTATTAAGGTAAgtatattttttaaaacattaTTTACATGTAAGGTAAGTATTTCTATACCCATTATCCACACATTCaccaagcacacacttgacactgtcGAACTTGTGCTTAAAAtaactcccctgacaaccaatcaagtaatccttaatcaaatTGTAGGGGAGTCAATCAGACAactactttttcttctttttatatcTTGATGGCAGGACGGGAATTACAAGAGGAGAAATCTCTAGCACGTTTAACATGCAAGTCCTCACCTTATGTAATGTAAAATTGTAGAGTAAATTATGGAAAATAatagcaaacacctacacatgtgaaatattttgatattaaattcattctaatatatctatcattggtattagatagttagaaaattaaatctatGAGTTTTGTAGTCAATTCCAGACTATCAGGTTTataaattcatcaaaccaccCGATACagctttctcaccaaagagtggaccgttacaccaccataaacatgttcaaaattataaatgaatgcatatttggaatttttagaattttctagatttaatagatattttttcatatttttttagaacaaaaaaagaaaaaataatgataataaatctTACCATTACAGGGGGCGCATCAGCCATTACGAGGCCGTAACGGTATCGctaacggtgggcaccgttatATCCGCCGTTACCGCAATGgcacaccttgaatgtatgtgtttctAATTACCATTCCAAGATATATAGCTGTCCCATACATACTTATCATATCTTTAACAGTCTGCTTCATTTTCATCTGCATAGGACCATACGTGTGGAATTAGCCCAAGATGAAGGCCTCGTAACTCATTCTCCTCCCAACTCAAATGAAACACTTTTTTCCTAGTCCCTTGCTTTCTCCCCAAATCTCTTGCAAGATTATCACCTTTAATTCACACCAATCCGAACACCGATGTCTTGTTATACCATCCGAAAATTCTTCTTTCTAAACTTAGATTCAGATTTTAAACAGAATACCCCCTCATAACAATAAATGCATAACCACGAGTGAGCACCGCGTGTGCAAAGGATTACAGCTGCACCAACCTCAATAGAGCCTGAACAATGGGTCATAACAGACATCCATCACAACCAACCCAATCCTCCAAAAGTCTCCACACAGTGGGCCTTGACTGACCCAAGTTCATTGGGGGAGATTCTGTTAATGTTTTGGTACAGCTAAAAGACACTTGAAGCTTATTTTTCAGTAAACATGATATGGAACAATCTACTCCTTTACCCAGCTGGACATTTCCATAAATCATCAGGAACATAGTCTTAGGTTAACAAGTCAAAAATAAATGTCAAACACAATATTGAATGGTGTCGCATGAAATGCCTAATGTGCAACAAAGGTTGTATCTATCTTGTTAGTAATTTCTGTGCGGTTAATAATTCCACATTCCATATGagcaaaaagtaaaaaatatataGTGGCTTTAGTGCAAAAAATTCTTCATCTGATTTTAAACACCTAAAATCAGACGAGAAGCATAGGAAAACAGTTAAGAGAGCATAAAAAAATCACAGAACCCCATAATATCCTAAATAGTCATAGGAAGAAAAGTAAAAAACTGAAAACATGCAATTTAACACCATGTCAGTAGCCTGACATGAATATAAAGAAATCAATTGACTAAGCATACCAGGTTAAACCACAGAACATTCAGTAcaagtttttaaaacaaaaactttATGGGGGGTGATAACAGCAATGAGTCTCAAAATCTCCACTAGCAATCTAGCACACCCCAAGGTAAGAGTATGAGTGTGGAAATAGTAGATTGTGGAATGGAAATTCTGAGACAGCAAAGCCCTAAAATTAAAAGATGACTAAGAGAGTGCATTCCTTCCTTCCCCCCCTTCAACAGTACAGACAATTAAAAGGTCTTTTTAAAAGGCTTTCACCCCCATCCCATAATTTTacaagtgaagagagaaatggacAACTTACTTGCTAAGGAGTAAAAACAATGTCCCGCTTATGACAACAAGCAAGATAATGTGAATTATCATAATGAAGTCATTTGATAAGAATGACAGAGCCAAAATGGCAGCAAAACAAACACCAAGGGTCAAAAATGTAATCTTGATTGCTGACCATGTGGGACCCTGAAACCCAATGAGGAAAAGAAATAAACTTCCACATGTCAACCAGAAGATTGCATGTAAAACAGAAGGTGAGAAACATTACGCACATTAACACCAGAAGCCAAAGCCCCCAATAGCACAGCTTTTGTCGACGATATATCATTGTGACCAGAAGTATCCATTAAAAAGCCTTcagaaaagaattgaaaattaagTTTATCATATATTAGATGCCAAAGAATGCTATATCCACATGCATTGAAAGAAATCATATTCGCAAGAGCATGCAACATGCATAGATGTGAATTCGGATCAGACGCTGAGAGTGCATGGAACCCATCATGGTTATAATATGGCATCTGAACCATCCAGATTGGTAGCCCAACAATTACAATGGGATgctccaaaaaatcaggctgatccaaccataAATGGGCTCCGGTGCTAATTCAGAGGTTTTTAGGTGGttgcccattgttttctatagcatggcctacctgatgattggatcgaGCTGAATTCTAGGGAGTTACATTTTCATGATGCAGCGACCTTGCTGGATTCTTCAATGCCATACACAGCACGGTGTGCCCAACACATAGTTAGCTGCATAAAATCCCCATCTAGAACTAGCTGCACGTGAGGCACCTATGTGTATGTATAGATACATagttacatacatacatataaagcCTTGTTCTTTGGGAGATCTATCTCATGACTAGTAAGGCACGGTTCCACTCTGTTAGGGGAATGCCACATTGGTAATGTTACCACCATACTGCATATACATCTACACCATATATAACGCGAGTAGCTTTTGGACAGTTTTGGCCCTACAATTAGTTGGGGAAGGGGTGTTAACAAGTAGATGTTGGCTGTGACTGGCCCTTCAACTGAGGGATGAATTTATCTTTTCAATTCATGGGGGAGAGCCCGCTCCCACTTCCCTTCCTCTTTGCATGTAGCCTACATGTAGAATGATGAGGTcccatttgaatttgaaaattcaaattcaaattttcagt
Proteins encoded in this window:
- the LOC131221217 gene encoding uncharacterized protein LOC131221217, which encodes MDTSGHNDISSTKAVLLGALASGVNGPTWSAIKITFLTLGVCFAAILALSFLSNDFIMIIHIILLVVISGTLFLLLSNFLAQTGLVSIEQQMEEMGLGPRDPIKVTKDN